Proteins from a genomic interval of Psychrobacter fulvigenes:
- the rpmG gene encoding 50S ribosomal protein L33, producing the protein MRDKIKLVSTAGTGYYYTTTKNKRTMPGKMEIKKFDPKVRQHVIFKEAKIK; encoded by the coding sequence ATGAGAGATAAAATCAAATTAGTATCGACTGCTGGTACTGGGTATTACTACACCACTACCAAAAACAAGCGCACTATGCCTGGCAAAATGGAAATCAAAAAGTTTGATCCAAAAGTTCGCCAGCACGTGATCTTTAAAGAAGCAAAAATCAAATAA
- the rpmB gene encoding 50S ribosomal protein L28 translates to MARVCQVTGKRPMVGNNVSHANNKTRRRFLPNLHNHRFWVESENRFVRLRVSTKGMRIIDKVGIDKVLADLRAQGQKV, encoded by the coding sequence ATGGCTAGAGTTTGCCAAGTGACTGGAAAGCGCCCTATGGTGGGTAATAATGTTTCGCACGCAAACAACAAAACCCGTCGTCGCTTTCTACCAAACCTTCACAACCATCGTTTTTGGGTAGAATCAGAAAACCGTTTTGTACGTCTACGTGTGTCTACCAAAGGTATGCGCATCATCGACAAAGTTGGTATTGATAAAGTGTTAGCAGATTTGCGCGCACAAGGTCAAAAAGTTTAA
- a CDS encoding Ig-like domain-containing protein, translating to MSYSSLPFTSKLFQLTSLTCALALAGCGGGDGDTVDSVAPAPDLGVTQPGTGGNGNTGGGNNDGGEQIPVEDFSLQKLYTDPTIIKLTDEPVTFNVTAKAVAKSGGAAINRSVSLSIDDSTNTGVTIQGASVQNTNDKGEAIYELKLNPLVLNEKQKADLIGNGFGLKATAKQSSDGSVLTQVTTISVRKDGSGEGAEVIESKLEIGTLLNTSSVSNNILNIYGDSAKFEVIIKNKDGARAQDVTVGLGIDSIKGIAIIGGNSKVTDKNGVVTFDIEVDKNLSKSERDALLKGVTYAVNIREKNGATKTKTGKLSVAIPVSDYMLNATSNSNKINAYGDTQKLTIKATPKNSKVPTIINGAKVSIKLNSDTNGISLSTNMLTLNANGQATVDLIVAPTLDAATRARIAKEGISYTVSLSEPNRSTTTKTVKSSVEIPIAKYDISFDNSSKKQLSSSGGTAAISFRVNDKNGGAIANQKVTASLPKVLTDARLLTFDGAAEQITDAKGMVSYTVIVPAGLTVSQKETLEKANSFVLTATVTEATGASSRVSSEPIAIGSDIGQSEIALTAKSVPSLVSVLDEQFTLQVAGKRKDGSAAAGKSVKLIINKGDGATVVGNKQTTNDSGIATFKLNISQSLTPTQRDTLIKSGINYTAVLTDEDGTQSTITATVKVVQPSTSIKFASIITPSISEFGGSGTISVELATKNAPIKPIEKQVVAIQLGKAALDYGVTVNAASGITDFSGETTFIVTIPEGLTAEERTELKRIGINYQLSYIEKGVTYSETKKVVITTPDVDLTVINAPNLINNRPFYTLNGEGDTVVVNAGLSTRNTSFSISGQPIELEFANKELAALLNVNGKPGSNINIVDTGATGAASFTVIVPNNLNKDQKAALKNQKLTATLTETLTGKKQEIQFNIQSTKAAIDLIAIKPETLNLNGGEVQIEVIAKDSKDNVIEGQKVFLALPAAIASQGVILATSGTQTTNDSGKATYTIAVPTGLTAEQKKAIGNSFTVVLSAADANGNIATKISTVTTKTPADNGTQENLTIGANKVVNTKGDTFKVFVRVADNDSSIANREVRLNVDDPIQTGVTITNNTAKTNGDGVATFDLTLIDDARVNQVVLEGGIKLTATTTTAENIKLVQNYIVAVDTATIDSYQIIASSDKSTLNTGGDQTNATIRVTDSKGGILAGVPVQLSIENLEASGAALTTPSMVTTDASGQIDVGVLLAANSINARLNHSVVINAKIVTPQYDANGNVSMQVREEKSLSLSAIGTQITLSASETNLQDGAPTTISTTLIDGAGRAIANARMELVNANGDVIAPSVTATTNADGEAVFTINETDLSFDSNGNLRVFARALGEGSINIQRSLSSIDLVKVSQAGISFINIKDIYNVDEPQEIQIQIRADNSNQANSLIGKQVELQTSLGSLIANYLDKFNDDVIITKPIQASDIQGEVIAVRVWLKSQLAGTAVLQAKVLGETQQNGELRYQTTVDTRFRATTPAKMLFQAVKSVITPGGSTEIVATVKDKNDVPVEGQTVVFSRAADSSAGRLSAATAITDSKGEARVVYKANASSPIGGVKINARLLDSTFGVPDKTTNITVSKEAVYTTLAFGNKLSSDDIYYTVQGSISVMDGSGRSVPNQEVSIKSYATDYAQGKVCLLNSTVTFQGRETTDNNGVITTPDPLVKEDKELIQFESDWINSEDDPNYNFTFDKDPNYNYTLDKNQDLNGNGILDTINPVAIIGGTVSDDGYTFITNEEGRADFSIRYPMRYSNWVKVRFDATTFLNGSENKQSIHYRLPFAESDKSINGSNVESPWIGATSPFGDGGVECVSSMNIKVDERIGSNGYTAVSLLSSSKNSQNYTISIGRETKTDNGANHPFYSVDFNQAFSLGSVINVSNDGIKFPKTISVD from the coding sequence ATGTCCTATAGTTCACTACCTTTTACTTCTAAGTTGTTTCAACTCACTTCTTTGACTTGCGCATTGGCATTGGCAGGTTGTGGTGGTGGTGATGGCGATACCGTAGATTCTGTCGCGCCAGCACCTGATTTGGGTGTTACCCAACCTGGTACTGGTGGTAATGGCAATACAGGTGGTGGCAACAATGATGGTGGTGAGCAAATACCTGTAGAGGATTTTAGCTTACAAAAACTCTATACTGATCCAACTATCATAAAGCTCACCGATGAGCCTGTCACATTTAATGTTACGGCTAAAGCAGTAGCAAAATCAGGTGGTGCAGCGATTAACAGATCGGTGAGTTTGAGTATTGATGATTCTACCAATACTGGTGTAACTATTCAGGGTGCTAGCGTCCAGAACACGAATGACAAAGGTGAAGCTATCTATGAGCTGAAGCTCAACCCACTAGTGCTTAATGAGAAACAGAAAGCCGACTTGATAGGTAATGGTTTTGGATTAAAGGCAACCGCCAAACAGTCATCAGATGGCTCAGTACTTACTCAGGTTACGACAATTAGTGTTAGAAAAGATGGCAGCGGAGAGGGTGCAGAGGTTATTGAAAGTAAGCTTGAGATAGGCACCTTATTAAATACCAGTTCAGTATCTAATAACATTTTAAATATTTATGGTGATAGTGCCAAATTTGAAGTGATTATCAAAAATAAAGACGGTGCTCGCGCACAAGACGTAACCGTAGGTTTGGGCATTGATAGCATCAAAGGTATTGCCATTATAGGCGGCAATAGCAAAGTGACAGATAAGAATGGTGTCGTTACCTTTGATATAGAAGTGGATAAAAATCTCTCAAAATCTGAGCGTGATGCACTTTTAAAGGGTGTAACCTACGCTGTCAATATCAGAGAAAAAAATGGCGCAACCAAAACCAAAACAGGCAAGCTATCTGTCGCGATACCTGTCTCCGATTACATGCTTAATGCCACAAGCAATAGCAATAAGATAAATGCTTATGGTGATACGCAGAAGCTAACCATTAAAGCAACCCCTAAAAATAGCAAAGTGCCAACGATTATTAATGGTGCAAAAGTATCTATCAAGCTTAATAGTGATACTAATGGTATAAGCTTAAGTACTAATATGCTTACACTCAATGCTAATGGTCAGGCGACAGTAGATTTGATAGTAGCACCAACATTAGATGCCGCGACTAGAGCTAGGATTGCAAAAGAGGGTATTAGCTATACTGTTAGCTTATCTGAGCCTAATCGTTCTACCACGACAAAAACTGTTAAAAGTAGCGTTGAAATCCCTATTGCAAAATATGACATTAGTTTTGATAATAGCAGTAAAAAACAGTTATCAAGTTCAGGTGGTACAGCGGCTATTAGTTTCCGTGTGAATGATAAAAATGGTGGTGCGATTGCTAATCAAAAGGTAACAGCAAGCTTGCCAAAGGTTTTAACAGACGCGCGTTTGTTAACATTTGATGGCGCTGCTGAGCAAATTACCGATGCTAAAGGTATGGTTAGTTATACTGTTATTGTCCCAGCAGGCTTGACTGTATCTCAAAAAGAGACGCTAGAAAAGGCAAATAGTTTTGTATTAACAGCTACTGTCACCGAAGCCACGGGTGCTAGTAGTAGAGTTAGTAGCGAACCTATCGCAATCGGCTCAGATATTGGTCAAAGTGAGATTGCTTTAACCGCTAAGAGTGTACCTTCTTTGGTTAGTGTCTTAGATGAGCAATTTACCTTGCAGGTTGCGGGTAAACGTAAAGATGGCAGTGCTGCAGCTGGTAAGTCAGTCAAGCTGATTATTAACAAGGGAGATGGTGCTACTGTTGTTGGTAACAAACAAACCACTAATGATAGCGGCATTGCGACATTTAAACTCAATATCAGCCAAAGCTTAACGCCGACCCAGCGTGATACATTGATTAAATCTGGGATCAACTACACTGCTGTTCTGACTGATGAAGACGGTACTCAATCTACAATCACTGCTACTGTAAAAGTTGTGCAACCCTCGACTAGCATCAAATTTGCTTCTATTATCACACCAAGTATCAGTGAGTTTGGCGGAAGTGGTACTATCAGTGTTGAACTAGCCACTAAAAATGCACCTATCAAGCCTATTGAAAAACAAGTAGTAGCTATTCAATTGGGTAAAGCAGCGCTTGATTATGGGGTTACTGTTAATGCCGCATCAGGAATTACTGACTTTAGTGGTGAGACCACGTTTATCGTTACTATTCCAGAAGGTCTGACAGCAGAAGAGCGTACTGAGCTTAAGCGTATCGGTATTAACTATCAGTTATCGTATATCGAAAAAGGCGTCACCTACTCTGAAACCAAGAAGGTCGTTATTACGACTCCTGACGTTGATTTGACGGTAATTAACGCACCTAATCTTATTAATAATCGTCCCTTTTATACACTAAATGGTGAAGGTGATACGGTTGTTGTTAATGCTGGACTAAGTACTCGAAACACTAGCTTTAGTATTAGTGGTCAGCCTATCGAGTTGGAGTTTGCTAACAAAGAATTGGCAGCACTGTTAAACGTAAATGGTAAGCCAGGCTCAAATATTAATATTGTCGACACTGGCGCTACGGGTGCAGCGAGCTTTACGGTTATTGTGCCTAATAATTTAAACAAGGATCAAAAGGCGGCACTTAAAAACCAAAAACTAACAGCTACTTTAACCGAAACATTGACAGGTAAAAAGCAAGAAATTCAGTTTAATATACAGTCAACCAAAGCCGCTATCGATCTTATAGCTATTAAACCTGAGACCCTGAATCTCAATGGCGGAGAAGTTCAAATTGAGGTAATAGCTAAGGATAGCAAAGACAATGTAATAGAAGGGCAGAAAGTGTTCTTGGCATTGCCTGCCGCTATTGCTAGCCAAGGTGTTATTCTGGCAACCAGTGGTACTCAAACTACTAATGATTCTGGTAAAGCAACTTATACTATTGCTGTACCAACTGGTCTTACTGCTGAGCAGAAAAAAGCGATTGGCAATAGCTTTACGGTTGTATTGTCAGCCGCTGATGCAAACGGTAATATCGCTACCAAGATCAGTACTGTAACCACAAAAACCCCTGCGGACAATGGTACCCAAGAAAACCTAACCATTGGCGCTAATAAAGTCGTTAATACCAAAGGCGATACCTTTAAAGTCTTTGTACGAGTGGCGGATAACGACAGCAGTATCGCCAATCGCGAAGTGCGCTTAAATGTAGATGACCCTATACAAACTGGCGTTACCATTACTAATAACACCGCTAAAACGAATGGTGACGGTGTAGCAACTTTTGATCTCACGCTTATAGATGATGCTAGGGTCAATCAAGTGGTATTAGAAGGCGGTATCAAACTAACAGCAACCACTACGACCGCTGAAAATATTAAGTTAGTACAGAACTATATCGTCGCAGTAGATACTGCCACGATTGATAGTTACCAGATAATAGCCTCTTCTGATAAATCCACTCTGAACACGGGCGGCGACCAGACCAATGCCACTATCCGTGTCACTGACAGCAAGGGTGGTATCTTAGCTGGCGTGCCTGTACAGCTATCTATTGAGAACCTTGAAGCCAGTGGCGCAGCTTTGACCACCCCAAGTATGGTAACGACTGATGCCAGTGGTCAGATCGATGTGGGCGTTTTATTGGCCGCCAATAGTATCAACGCGCGTCTCAATCATAGCGTGGTGATCAATGCAAAAATAGTCACGCCACAATATGATGCGAATGGCAATGTCAGTATGCAAGTGCGTGAAGAGAAATCATTAAGCTTGTCCGCAATAGGTACGCAAATCACTCTATCGGCTTCAGAAACCAATCTGCAAGATGGTGCGCCTACTACTATCTCCACTACTCTCATAGATGGTGCAGGACGTGCTATTGCCAATGCTCGTATGGAGCTGGTGAATGCAAATGGTGATGTGATTGCCCCAAGTGTGACCGCAACTACCAATGCGGATGGTGAAGCGGTATTTACTATCAACGAGACTGATCTGAGCTTTGATAGCAATGGTAACCTGCGCGTTTTCGCTAGAGCATTGGGTGAAGGCTCGATCAATATTCAGCGCAGTCTGAGTAGTATTGATCTGGTAAAAGTCTCGCAAGCAGGTATTAGCTTTATTAACATTAAAGATATTTATAATGTCGATGAACCACAAGAGATTCAAATCCAAATCCGTGCTGATAACTCTAATCAAGCGAACTCACTAATAGGGAAACAAGTAGAGTTACAAACCTCATTAGGTAGCTTAATTGCCAATTATCTAGATAAGTTTAATGATGATGTCATCATTACTAAGCCTATCCAAGCCAGTGACATACAAGGAGAGGTGATTGCTGTTAGGGTATGGCTAAAATCGCAATTAGCGGGCACAGCAGTATTACAAGCTAAGGTATTGGGAGAGACGCAACAAAACGGTGAGCTACGCTATCAAACTACCGTCGATACACGTTTCCGTGCTACCACACCTGCCAAGATGTTATTCCAAGCGGTGAAGTCGGTGATCACGCCAGGTGGTAGCACCGAAATCGTCGCTACGGTAAAAGATAAAAATGATGTGCCCGTAGAAGGGCAAACGGTGGTCTTTAGCCGTGCGGCAGACTCATCCGCAGGTCGCTTATCGGCTGCTACAGCGATAACAGACAGTAAAGGCGAAGCGCGCGTGGTGTATAAAGCCAATGCCAGCTCTCCTATCGGCGGTGTGAAAATCAATGCACGCTTATTAGATAGTACCTTTGGGGTTCCTGATAAGACCACTAATATCACTGTTTCAAAAGAAGCGGTCTATACCACTTTGGCATTTGGCAATAAGTTATCCTCTGATGATATTTACTACACCGTACAGGGATCAATTTCAGTGATGGATGGTTCGGGACGTTCGGTACCTAATCAAGAAGTGTCAATTAAGTCTTATGCGACTGATTATGCACAAGGTAAGGTGTGTCTGCTAAACAGTACCGTGACCTTCCAAGGAAGAGAGACGACTGATAACAACGGTGTTATAACTACACCGGATCCTTTAGTTAAGGAAGATAAAGAGTTAATTCAATTTGAGTCAGACTGGATTAATAGTGAAGATGATCCAAATTATAACTTTACGTTTGATAAGGATCCAAACTACAATTACACCTTAGATAAAAACCAAGATCTTAATGGCAACGGTATACTTGATACTATTAATCCAGTCGCTATTATCGGTGGTACGGTATCAGATGATGGTTATACCTTTATTACTAACGAAGAAGGTCGCGCTGACTTTAGTATTCGCTATCCAATGCGCTACTCAAACTGGGTCAAAGTACGTTTTGATGCCACTACTTTCTTAAATGGTAGTGAAAATAAGCAAAGTATTCATTACAGACTTCCATTTGCAGAGAGTGATAAATCTATTAATGGCTCAAATGTAGAGTCGCCATGGATTGGCGCTACTAGTCCATTTGGTGATGGGGGCGTAGAGTGTGTAAGTAGTATGAATATTAAGGTTGACGAAAGAATAGGAAGCAACGGTTATACAGCAGTTAGTTTGTTATCTAGTTCGAAAAATAGTCAAAATTATACGATTTCTATTGGTAGAGAAACTAAGACAGATAATGGTGCGAATCATCCGTTCTATTCAGTTGACTTTAATCAAGCCTTTAGTTTGGGCTCTGTCATTAATGTCAGTAATGATGGTATTAAATTTCCAAAAACTATCTCAGTTGATTGA
- the purU gene encoding formyltetrahydrofolate deformylase: MSTTTTSTNTTSNSTTAASASSTPSKTSSTNTAAAAAIDTATLSIKCRDQAGIVQAVSEFIHRYGGNIISLDQYSTAHEGGQYFMRLEFALAGLSEIIDNFEASFGHTVAKRHNMAWRLHDNAIKTKVGILVSKFDHALLDLLWRHQRGLLDCEITSVVSNHEDLRQAVENFGIPFHHVPVTKDNKAEAEEQIHELMAGNDLLVLARYMQILSSDFIEHWPMQIINIHHSFLPAFVGADPYRQAHDKGVKLIGATAHYVTAELDQGPIIEQDVHRVTHRQSVVELRAIGRDIERNVLARAVNWHVQNRVIVADNKTVVFN, from the coding sequence ATGTCAACTACTACAACGTCAACTAATACCACATCAAACAGTACAACGGCGGCTTCAGCATCGAGCACACCGTCGAAGACATCCTCTACTAATACAGCCGCTGCGGCGGCTATCGATACCGCAACCCTGTCGATCAAATGCCGTGATCAAGCGGGTATCGTGCAAGCGGTATCTGAGTTTATCCATCGCTATGGCGGCAATATCATCTCTCTTGATCAGTATTCAACTGCCCATGAAGGCGGGCAGTACTTCATGCGTTTGGAGTTTGCCTTAGCAGGGTTAAGCGAGATCATTGATAACTTTGAAGCCAGCTTTGGGCATACAGTGGCCAAACGGCACAATATGGCTTGGCGACTACACGACAATGCGATTAAAACCAAAGTTGGCATCTTGGTGTCAAAGTTTGATCATGCACTGTTAGATTTGCTATGGCGTCATCAGCGCGGTTTATTGGATTGTGAGATTACGTCTGTCGTCAGTAACCATGAAGACTTACGCCAAGCGGTAGAGAACTTTGGCATACCCTTCCATCATGTACCCGTGACCAAAGATAATAAGGCAGAGGCAGAAGAGCAGATCCATGAATTGATGGCAGGTAATGACTTGCTGGTATTGGCGCGCTATATGCAGATCCTGTCGTCTGATTTCATTGAACACTGGCCGATGCAGATTATCAACATCCATCATTCGTTCTTACCTGCCTTTGTCGGGGCAGATCCTTATCGCCAAGCCCATGATAAAGGCGTCAAGCTTATTGGAGCGACCGCGCATTATGTCACTGCTGAGCTTGATCAAGGACCTATCATTGAGCAAGACGTGCATCGGGTGACCCATCGTCAGAGTGTGGTAGAGCTGCGTGCTATTGGCCGTGATATCGAGCGCAATGTATTGGCACGCGCCGTAAATTGGCATGTGCAAAACCGCGTGATTGTGGCAGATAATAAGACGGTGGTGTTTAACTAG
- a CDS encoding cytochrome C assembly family protein — protein sequence MHLAFLLASLVYILVSIHIGWSLIQDKPINKNISLGLLVVGMLAHATLLYPYVVTLYGLNFNLFNVLSLISLFFLLFYVLFSLYRPIISLGILAAPTALVGLTIGYVGRAPYQPLTDIGIGLETHILLSFAAYCVLLMAAVQALFLRLQIRELKHQTIHRFWVNKLPSLQSMESLLFDMLLVGFVLLSIALGIGFVYVKDLMAQHIAHKTVFSVLSWLLFGALLLGNWRAGWRGKRATDITIYAFILLAIGFVGSKFVLEMLL from the coding sequence GTGCACCTTGCATTCTTACTGGCTAGTCTGGTTTATATCTTAGTTAGCATCCATATTGGTTGGTCGCTGATTCAGGATAAACCTATTAACAAAAACATCAGCTTGGGGTTATTAGTAGTCGGTATGCTCGCGCATGCGACGCTACTCTATCCATATGTCGTCACCCTGTATGGGCTGAACTTTAATCTATTTAACGTGCTTAGCCTGATCAGCTTGTTTTTCTTATTGTTTTACGTACTTTTCAGCCTATATCGCCCGATTATTAGCCTCGGTATCCTAGCTGCACCAACTGCACTCGTAGGGTTGACGATTGGCTATGTTGGCCGCGCCCCTTATCAACCCTTGACAGATATCGGTATTGGGCTTGAGACTCATATTCTATTATCGTTTGCCGCCTATTGTGTGCTGCTGATGGCCGCGGTGCAAGCGCTGTTTTTGCGTCTACAGATTCGTGAACTTAAGCATCAGACCATACACCGTTTTTGGGTTAATAAGCTGCCGTCATTGCAAAGCATGGAGAGCTTATTATTCGATATGCTGTTGGTCGGTTTTGTCCTGCTGAGTATCGCCTTGGGCATTGGCTTTGTCTATGTAAAAGACTTAATGGCACAGCACATCGCCCACAAGACAGTCTTTAGCGTGCTGTCGTGGTTATTATTTGGGGCGTTACTACTCGGCAACTGGCGCGCTGGATGGCGTGGCAAACGCGCGACCGACATCACTATCTATGCCTTTATACTACTGGCTATTGGTTTTGTCGGTAGCAAGTTTGTGTTAGAGATGCTGCTATAG